Proteins encoded within one genomic window of Dyadobacter chenhuakuii:
- a CDS encoding FAD-dependent monooxygenase has product MHTKDIAIIGGGIAGLTLAICLKGSRFKCHIFEKNPEFSEIGVAISLFPNALRVLKQLGLLPEVVGIGSAITRIFMKTDDGRILAQTEPRYQLPALGMLRTDLYAILLKHAEATFYPNHTLESFESTGDGKVKLTFNNGDSRMFDALIGADGINSVVRQGIMNDGKPVFRGYNMWRGIAASNSEIHYASESYGKGKRVGIVPLPDGRYGWWATLNEKFMADDEPEGTKPKLQRLFGYWHHPISELIAKSDYIVKDSLSDRIPVRGWTRGNCTLIGDAAHPTTPNLGQGGCLAIEGAYLLGEIMRKYGITDTAFQLYESIQFPRAKSIVDDSLMLGKMGQWENSVAVFLRNMAMAVAPQSITLKVIDKYFLQDVTSLKI; this is encoded by the coding sequence ATGCACACAAAGGACATTGCGATCATCGGTGGCGGAATTGCAGGTTTAACCCTGGCTATTTGCCTGAAAGGTTCACGTTTTAAGTGCCATATATTTGAAAAAAATCCGGAGTTTAGTGAGATCGGCGTGGCAATCAGTTTATTCCCCAACGCATTACGGGTATTGAAGCAGCTTGGATTGTTGCCGGAAGTCGTGGGAATAGGCAGTGCAATCACCAGGATTTTTATGAAAACAGATGATGGGAGAATTCTCGCCCAGACCGAGCCGCGTTATCAGCTTCCAGCCCTCGGAATGCTTCGCACAGATCTTTACGCAATCCTGCTCAAACATGCGGAAGCGACATTTTATCCCAATCATACATTGGAATCGTTTGAAAGCACGGGTGATGGAAAAGTGAAACTCACTTTTAATAATGGTGACTCCAGAATGTTCGACGCACTGATAGGAGCCGATGGGATCAATTCTGTTGTGAGGCAGGGCATTATGAATGATGGGAAGCCGGTTTTTCGGGGTTATAATATGTGGCGCGGCATTGCAGCGTCCAACTCCGAAATTCATTACGCGAGCGAAAGTTATGGAAAAGGTAAACGGGTAGGCATCGTCCCACTCCCGGACGGGCGATACGGCTGGTGGGCTACATTGAACGAAAAATTCATGGCCGATGATGAGCCCGAAGGAACCAAGCCAAAGTTACAAAGGCTCTTTGGTTACTGGCACCATCCCATTTCAGAGTTGATTGCCAAAAGTGACTACATCGTTAAGGATAGCCTGTCGGACAGGATTCCCGTCAGGGGTTGGACCAGGGGAAATTGCACATTAATAGGCGACGCAGCACACCCGACTACGCCCAATCTGGGGCAAGGCGGGTGTCTTGCTATTGAAGGTGCTTACTTATTAGGCGAGATCATGAGAAAATATGGTATTACAGACACAGCATTTCAACTATATGAATCGATCCAGTTTCCGCGTGCGAAATCAATTGTTGACGACAGCCTGATGTTAGGAAAAATGGGGCAATGGGAAAATAGCGTGGCCGTTTTCCTAAGAAATATGGCCATGGCCGTAGCACCTCAATCGATTACACTGAAAGTAATCGACAAATACTTTCTGCAAGACGTTACGTCATTAAAAATTTGA
- a CDS encoding T9SS type A sorting domain-containing protein: protein MKRLLMLSGVCLSGVMASAQSISPSGIYGASNTSAGGGVSVTWVLGSLTPEAISALPVKLIDFKCMLTDELVVSVTWSTSEETNSDHFEIQHSINGKYWSEIGRVKAGGESNATRTYAFEHSSPVKGDNLYRLKMVDQDGTYAYSRMRNVHYGGEGGLTFHPNPVVDRLSIKARDWPSLENLKIINVSGAKVAEFNYAQLRDMAGKEIDFKKYPSGVYIISITRNDGTVQSEKIIKN, encoded by the coding sequence ATGAAGAGACTTTTAATGTTATCAGGGGTATGCTTGTCAGGAGTAATGGCGAGCGCCCAATCTATTTCCCCCTCCGGCATCTATGGTGCGTCCAACACTTCTGCCGGCGGCGGAGTGAGCGTCACTTGGGTTCTGGGAAGTTTGACGCCGGAAGCGATATCGGCGTTACCTGTTAAACTTATTGATTTTAAATGTATGCTAACAGATGAACTAGTAGTTTCGGTAACTTGGAGTACTTCCGAGGAAACAAATAGCGACCATTTCGAAATCCAGCACAGCATTAATGGTAAGTATTGGAGCGAGATCGGTCGGGTGAAGGCTGGGGGAGAGAGCAATGCGACAAGGACTTATGCATTTGAGCACAGCAGCCCTGTGAAAGGCGATAACCTTTACCGGCTGAAAATGGTGGATCAGGATGGGACTTATGCGTATAGCCGCATGCGTAACGTTCACTATGGTGGTGAGGGGGGCCTTACGTTTCATCCGAACCCGGTTGTAGACAGGCTTTCGATTAAAGCTAGGGATTGGCCTTCATTGGAAAATCTTAAAATTATAAATGTGTCAGGCGCCAAAGTAGCAGAGTTTAACTACGCGCAACTGCGGGATATGGCCGGGAAGGAGATTGATTTTAAGAAATATCCTTCCGGCGTTTACATCATCAGCATTACGAGGAATGATGGCACTGTGCAGTCGGAGAAGATCATAAAAAATTAA